Proteins from one Punica granatum isolate Tunisia-2019 unplaced genomic scaffold, ASM765513v2 Contig00325, whole genome shotgun sequence genomic window:
- the LOC116190136 gene encoding citrate-binding protein-like, translating into MIIELSLICPMLLSFVISSLGEYSNADPIDGFTEVPLTEYNFELQKPYDIPLEQRYSFIDGVRKLWVYADDKPHDPNSHTQPRTEIRIRGLDYSCGVWQFEGYGFVPNGTSGATIAQIHGAAKGATTIILRIYYGDMRYYSTDLIATDMYDKWFRLNIIHDVDGGSVTVFLDGNQRFQVPDKGPGDLYFKCGVYAAPANISYYMESRWRDIKIYKK; encoded by the exons ATGATCATAGAGCTGTCCTTGATCTGCCCAATGCTCTTATCTTTCGTAATCTCGAGCTTGGGAGAGTATTCCAATGCTGATCCTATCGATGGCTTCACCGAGGTGCCGCTCACGGAATACAATTTTGAGCTGCAGAAGCCGTACGACATTCCGCTCGAGCAACGGTACAGTTTCATAGATGGGGTCCGCAAGTTATGGGTCTATGCTGATGACAAGCCACATGATCCCAACAGCCATACCCAGCCACGGACTGAAATCCGCATCCGG GGCCTGGATTACTCGTGCGGAGTATGGCAGTTTGAAGGGTATGGTTTCGTGCCAAATGGGACATCAGGGGCCACGATTGCTCAAATACATGGAGCGGCTAAGGGAGCAACCACAATCATACTGAGGATCTATTATGGGGACATGAGGTACTACAGCACGGATCTGATAGCGACAGACATGTACGATAAGTGGTTCAGGCTCAACATAATCCATGACGTCGACGGAGGGAGCGTGACCGTCTTCCTCGATGGCAACCAAAGGTTTCAAGTGCCGGACAAGGGGCCAGGAGACCTGTACTTCAAGTGTGGAGTATATGCTGCTCCTGCTAATATAAGCTATTACATGGAGTCTAGGTGGAGGGATATCAAGATTTACAAGAAATAA
- the LOC116190142 gene encoding citrate-binding protein-like, with protein sequence MDYIQGLDYLSGVWQLEGHAFVPNGTSRAIIVQIHGGEQHATTLILRINEGDVHYYLRDLGVVDVYDRWFRVNIIHEMDEETEMVFFDGVQKLVTEDCGPGDLFFKCGVYAAPPNVSYYLESRWRDIKIYKK encoded by the coding sequence atgGATTATATACAGGGGCTTGATTATTTATCCGGAGTATGGCAGTTAGAGGGCCATGCTTTCGTGCCGAATGGAACCTCCAGGGCGATCATCGTTCAGATCCATGGTGGTGAGCAACATGCCACAACTCTGATACTGAGGATCAATGAGGGGGATGTGCACTACTACCTCCGGGATCTGGGGGTAGTGGATGTCTACGATCGATGGTTCAGAGTGAACATAATCCACGAAATGGATGAAGAGACAGAGATGGTTTTTTTTGACGGTGTTCAGAAGCTCGTGACGGAAGATTGTGGGCCCGGCGATCTCTTCTTCAAATGTGGAGTCTATGCAGCTCCTCCTAATGTGAGCTATTACTTGGAATCAAGGTGGAGAGACATCAAAATATACAAGAAATAA
- the LOC116190143 gene encoding thioredoxin Y1, chloroplastic-like yields the protein MAISLTAAAVPCVKSEQCISSSASAKLSALSSLQLRFPANSGKIGISTPRIAVSSRARNATVVAQAKKQTYSSLDDLLAQADKPVLVDFYATWCGPCQFMVPILNEVSIALKDKIRVVKIDTEKYPSIASQYAIEALPTFILFKDGKPFDRFEGALTANQLIQRVEESLKVKQ from the exons ATGGCGATTTCACTCACTGCCGCCGCGGTTCCTTGCGTAAAGTCCGAGCAGTGTATCAGCTCGTCGGCTTCCGCGAAGCTGTCTGCGCTATCGTCGCTTCAGCTCCGGTTCCCTGCGAATTCCGGGAAGATTGGAATCTCAACTCCGCGAATTGCCGTCTCCTCCCGGGCTCGGAATGCTACCGTCGTG GCCCAAGCAAAGAAACAAACATATTCCTCCCTGGACGATTTGCTGGCCCAGGCGGACAAGCCAGTGCTAGTTGACTTTTATGCCACATG GTGTGGTCCTTGTCAGTTCATGGTTCCTATCCTCAATGAAGTCAGTATCGCACTCAAAGACAAGATCCGAGTGGTGAAGATTGACACTGAGAAGTACCCGAGCATCGCCAGTCAATATGCAATAGAAGCCTTGCCTACGTTCATCTTGTTCAAGGATGGGAAACCCTTTGATCGCTTT GAGGGGGCTTTGACAGCAAATCAATTGATTCAGCGGGTTGAAGAGTCGCTCAAAGTTAAACAATAG
- the LOC116190140 gene encoding uncharacterized protein LOC116190140, producing the protein MRRSLPRSGGLGLAAISYVAVDYLRHLSPTWHARLQPALWSVLALTAVARVPFYKHWSAEFRSAIPFVASMVFMLLALLYEAVSVRSVTAVLGLDWHREAAPLPDPGQWLLLDLNEKLPQPLVDLLRARIIGLHHYLMLFMMLAFSVLFDSVTAPGLGLGARYMFTMAIGRLLRAITFSSTILPSARPWCAASRFSVPTHPHPWVQKYYVPYTDSDSIRQVLNLDMAYADTGEYLGEHQPDWGVMSFLIDFLRPTASDDSSWFSLLKKAGGGCNDLMYSGHMLVAVLTAMAWTEAYSGFSSVLIWLLVAHSAQREVREHHHYSVDCVVAIYVGILLWKMTGFLWPPKDKERAKRLSRLEKIQSRLVQAAKDSDMAQVRELLEGVELRTQEGPKKRPIWVVWIFPCVTIFAALVIVLLAFTLTSDG; encoded by the exons ATGCGGCGGTCGCTCCCTAGATCCGGCGGCCTTGGACTGGCCGCCATTTCCTATGTCGCGGTGGACTACCTCCGGCACCTGTCCCCAACATGGCACGCCCGCCTGCAGCCTGCTCTGTGGTCCGTGCTCGCCCTCACCGCAGTCGCCCGGGTGCCCTTCTACAAGCACTGGTCGGCTGAGTTCAGGTCCGCCATACCCTTTGTCGCCTCCATGGTGTTCATGCTCTTGGCTCTGCTCTACGAAGCTGTGTCCGTGCGCTCCGTCACCGCCGTTCTTGGCCTCGATTGGCACCG GGAGGCAGCTCCTCTTCCTGACCCCGGGCAGTGGCTGCTTTTGGACCTGAATGAGAAGCTACCTCAACCACTCGTTGATCTGCTGAGAGCCCGAATCATTGGGCTTCACCATTACCTGATGCTCTTCATGATGCTAGCTTTCTCGGTGCTATTTGACTCAGTGACAGCCCCTGGCCTTGGGCTCGGTGCGAGGTACATGTTCACCATGGCAATAGGCCGCCTTCTTCGCGCCATAACTTTTTCTTCCACGATCCTGCCGTCTGCTCGGCCCTGGTGTGCTGCTTCTCGCTTTAGTGTCCCCACGCACCCTCACCCTTGGGTGCAAAAATATTATGTCCCTTACACCGATTCTGACTCCATTCGTCAAGTGCTAAATCTCGACATGGCCTACG CTGATACTGGAGAATATCTTGGAGAACACCAACCAGACTGGGGCGTGATGAGCTTCCTAATAGATTTCCTGCGACCAACTGCTTCTGATGATTCTTCATGGTTCAGTCTGTTGAAGAAAGCTGGAGGAGGCTGCAATGACCTCATGTACAGTGGCCACATGCTTGTAGCTGTTCTGACAGCTATGGCTTGGACA GAGGCGTACAGCGGCTTCAGCTCAGTCCTCATATGGCTGCTCGTGGCACATAGCGCACAAAGAGAAGTAAGGGAGCACCACCACTACAGCGTGGATTGTGTCGTGGCCATCTACGTGGGCATCCTCCTGTGGAAAATGACAGGATTCCTTTGGCCACCCAAGGACAAGGAGAGAGCAAAGAGGCTCTCAAGGCTTGAGAAAATCCAGAGCAGACTTGTACAGGCAGCAAAAGACTCGGACATGGCCCAGGTCCGGGAGCTCCTTGAGGGAGTCGAGCTGCGGACTCAGGAGGGGCCAAAGAAACGCCCAATCTGGGTCGTGTGGATTTTTCCCTGCGTGACCATTTTTGCAGCTTTAGTCATCGTCTTGCTTGCCTTCACGCTGACAAGCGATGGctga
- the LOC116190139 gene encoding uncharacterized protein LOC116190139 has translation MRVVPKVWTRLIITFLLIFVIYFVYTSIFVGLLLLCLVFVAHLVGIILAVIPIVASIVGIVYLTVVSALACVVSVLEDVYGRKAMSKSKALLKGKLWSVVGCFVLLILSYVLVEYVIYFACKSYHQENLVMSYLADRLKVNCKSNDIQLRAIPSLAAC, from the coding sequence ATGAGGGTCGTGCCCAAAGTTTGGACGAGGCTCATAATCACATTCCTGTTGATCTTCGTCATTTACTTTGTCTACACCTCAATTTTCGTAGGGCTCCTCTTGCTGTGTCTTGTATTTGTCGCTCACCTAGTCGGGATTATCCTTGCAGTCATCCCAATTGTTGCCTCCATTGTGGGCATTGTCTACTTAACTGTAGTATCGGCCTTGGCATGTGTTGTGTCTGTCCTAGAGGATGTGTATGGCAGGAAAGCAATGTCTAAGAGCAAGGCCCTGCTCAAGGGCAAGTTATGGAGTGTTGTTGGCTGTTTTGTGTTGCTCATTTTGTCCTACGTGCTGGTTGAGTACGTCATCTACTTCGCTTGCAAGTCCTACCATCAGGAGAACCTGGTTATGTCCTACCTCGCGGACCGCCTCAAGGTTAACTGCAAATCCAATGATATCCAGCTCCGAGCAATCCCAAGTTTAGCTGCCTGTTAA